The bacterium genome contains a region encoding:
- the atpB gene encoding F0F1 ATP synthase subunit A, with protein sequence MAGGHGLNFVEALVGSDYETIGSALVATGLISVIVLVGKSVVTKALAKSHTDSNALVPDSKLSCHSFLDVLISFLRSLSDSVMGRENRKHLPFVGSLFFFLFFMNLLGLIPGFSAPTDSLVFNLGVAAVVFLYYNFWGLKEVGLKNYLKHMWGPIWWAGFLLFPIELISHFVRPLSLSLRLFGNMTGDHIVLSVFTDLTKVIIPVIFYGLGTFVCFMQAFVFTLLTMVYIRFAVAHEHDEHGHDEHKSSHGGVEQHA encoded by the coding sequence ATGGCTGGCGGACACGGATTAAATTTTGTTGAGGCTCTTGTTGGATCTGATTACGAGACTATTGGATCTGCTTTGGTTGCTACAGGACTAATCTCGGTAATTGTTCTAGTCGGTAAGTCAGTCGTAACAAAAGCTTTAGCTAAGAGCCATACTGATAGCAACGCCTTGGTTCCTGATTCTAAGTTATCGTGCCACTCTTTTCTTGACGTATTGATTAGTTTTTTACGTTCACTCTCTGACTCTGTAATGGGCAGAGAAAACCGCAAGCATTTGCCGTTTGTTGGATCACTATTTTTCTTTTTGTTCTTTATGAACTTACTCGGGCTTATTCCTGGGTTCTCCGCACCAACCGATTCGTTAGTTTTTAATCTTGGCGTTGCTGCGGTTGTGTTTCTCTACTACAATTTTTGGGGACTTAAGGAAGTCGGGCTAAAGAACTACCTCAAGCATATGTGGGGCCCAATTTGGTGGGCGGGGTTTTTATTATTTCCGATTGAATTAATCAGCCATTTTGTGCGCCCTTTATCACTAAGTTTGCGACTATTTGGCAATATGACGGGGGATCATATTGTCCTTTCTGTCTTTACCGATTTGACTAAGGTAATCATTCCAGTAATCTTCTACGGCCTTGGAACTTTTGTCTGCTTTATGCAGGCGTTTGTGTTCACGCTTCTGACAATGGTGTATATCCGCTTTGCCGTTGCTCATGAGCATGATGAGCACGGTCACGATGAACACAAAAGTTCTCATGGAGGCGTAGAACAACACGCTTAA
- the dnaA gene encoding chromosomal replication initiator protein DnaA produces MNLGVEFDSRGAFTVRPKGSIWSEALLVLEEKIEKSLFAAWIKPLRVTTAVNNQDIQITIACRNTFTKEYIKNEYGSLITAAVNDVLHDSNLVPSIIYTVGASSAQTEITDSKSKLSSPALTTEGLKETQKETRHLTDNTSTLNPRYNFSNYVVGPCNQFAHAVSLRISENPGTFYNPLFIYGGVGLGKTHLATAIGNAAKRRGKKVLFVSSELFVNELITALRTNRMQQFKERYRSLDLLIIDDIQFLVGKECTQEEFFHTFNVLHSKRAQIILTSDKIPQQLTGLEERLRTRFASGISADLQSPSFETRLAILEKKAELENIILPREVSELLAKRITSNIRELEGALNRVLAFTSLSNLPLNLDTATSCLDSFAPEETGPVTIELVQRGVSDFYGTTVKDLLGKRRTKNIAQPRQVAMFLCRKLTPASYPEIGVLFGGRDHSTVIHAIQVVEERIKTDSKFSSELRSVEDKLRCGKNLFQ; encoded by the coding sequence ATGAATCTTGGAGTCGAATTCGACAGCCGAGGAGCGTTTACAGTAAGGCCAAAAGGGTCGATCTGGTCTGAAGCGCTGTTAGTCCTCGAAGAAAAAATTGAAAAATCGTTATTTGCTGCCTGGATTAAGCCGTTAAGGGTTACAACTGCGGTTAATAATCAAGATATACAAATTACGATTGCATGCCGTAATACTTTTACTAAGGAATATATTAAGAATGAATATGGCAGCTTGATAACTGCTGCGGTTAATGATGTTCTACATGATTCTAACTTAGTCCCTTCAATCATTTATACCGTTGGCGCCTCGTCAGCTCAGACTGAGATAACTGACAGCAAATCCAAACTAAGTTCACCAGCTCTAACTACTGAAGGGCTAAAAGAAACACAAAAAGAAACGCGTCATCTAACTGATAACACCTCCACACTTAATCCACGTTATAATTTTTCAAACTATGTAGTTGGACCTTGTAATCAGTTTGCGCATGCCGTGTCGCTACGCATTTCTGAAAATCCTGGCACGTTTTACAATCCACTTTTTATCTATGGTGGCGTAGGGCTGGGTAAAACCCATTTAGCGACTGCAATTGGAAATGCCGCTAAGCGTCGTGGCAAAAAGGTTCTCTTTGTTTCATCTGAGCTTTTCGTTAATGAGTTAATCACTGCACTTCGCACGAACCGCATGCAACAGTTCAAGGAGCGTTATCGCTCACTGGATTTGCTAATCATTGATGATATTCAGTTTTTAGTTGGCAAAGAATGTACCCAGGAAGAATTTTTTCACACCTTTAACGTGCTCCACAGCAAACGCGCCCAGATCATTCTAACTTCGGACAAGATTCCGCAGCAATTAACTGGCTTAGAAGAGCGTCTACGTACTCGGTTTGCTTCGGGAATTTCTGCTGATTTACAAAGTCCAAGTTTTGAGACGCGCTTAGCAATACTAGAAAAGAAGGCAGAATTAGAAAATATTATCCTTCCTCGAGAGGTTTCAGAATTACTTGCGAAAAGAATTACCAGTAATATCAGGGAATTAGAGGGGGCACTAAACCGCGTTCTTGCTTTTACGTCTCTTAGCAACTTACCGCTTAATCTTGACACTGCTACCTCCTGTCTTGATTCATTTGCTCCTGAAGAAACCGGCCCTGTGACAATTGAACTTGTGCAGCGTGGTGTTTCTGATTTTTACGGTACCACAGTTAAGGATTTACTAGGGAAGAGACGCACAAAAAATATTGCTCAACCACGCCAAGTAGCAATGTTTTTATGTCGCAAACTTACTCCAGCTTCGTATCCTGAAATTGGCGTTTTATTTGGCGGTCGCGACCATTCAACAGTTATCCACGCAATCCAAGTAGTTGAGGAGAGAATTAAAACAGATTCTAAGTTTTCTAGTGAGTTGCGTAGTGTGGAGGACAAGTTACGCTGTGGAAAAAATCTATTTCAATAG
- the dnaN gene encoding DNA polymerase III subunit beta, with protein sequence MQLEVSTQALSKLLSLTTTIVEKRNTMPILANVKLTAQDSNLQVTATDLEVSFQGSAEATIKTPGSITVNARFLFEIVRELPAPTVTLKAQKGERLEIESGASHFKINGISSDEFPSIMGTNAKTLFSLDANGIVQAIDKTIYAVSSDETRYNLTGVFLETVDSDKTLRFVATDGHRLAVVDRPSQGMTSPKKGVIVPRKGILELKKILEGNEGACQLGLDEGFLTVKSGNLTLGIRLIDGEFPDYRQVIPNEVKTTIKVAKEDFLAAVRRTSLVTTDKSKSLRVKLAQGQMSFTSQSSEFGEAEESIPVEIDGEEISVAFSARYLMEMLTAMGKTESVTAKLNGEWGPGVFATDSGEDYTCVIMPMRFDAE encoded by the coding sequence ATGCAGTTAGAAGTTTCCACCCAAGCCTTAAGTAAACTTTTAAGTCTAACCACAACAATCGTTGAAAAGCGTAACACCATGCCAATTCTGGCAAACGTGAAACTCACTGCGCAAGATTCTAATCTACAAGTCACAGCTACAGATTTGGAAGTTAGTTTTCAGGGCTCAGCAGAGGCAACAATTAAAACCCCAGGAAGCATTACCGTAAACGCAAGATTTTTATTTGAAATCGTCCGCGAACTTCCTGCCCCAACAGTTACCTTAAAAGCACAAAAAGGCGAACGTCTAGAAATTGAGTCTGGCGCTTCGCATTTTAAAATTAATGGCATTTCATCCGACGAATTCCCATCAATCATGGGAACCAACGCTAAAACGCTTTTTAGTCTGGATGCCAATGGAATTGTCCAAGCCATTGATAAAACAATTTATGCGGTTTCTAGCGATGAAACACGTTATAATTTAACAGGCGTTTTTCTAGAGACAGTTGATAGTGATAAAACACTACGCTTTGTCGCTACAGACGGACATCGTCTAGCCGTGGTCGATCGCCCCTCGCAAGGCATGACTTCTCCAAAAAAGGGCGTAATCGTTCCGCGTAAGGGTATTTTAGAACTTAAAAAGATACTCGAAGGTAACGAAGGTGCTTGTCAGCTTGGCCTCGATGAAGGCTTTTTGACTGTGAAAAGTGGCAATCTCACCTTAGGAATTAGGTTAATTGATGGGGAATTTCCAGATTATCGCCAGGTAATTCCCAATGAAGTCAAAACAACAATTAAGGTGGCAAAGGAAGATTTTTTAGCTGCTGTTCGGCGCACTTCGCTTGTAACTACAGATAAATCAAAAAGCCTTAGGGTTAAACTTGCACAAGGCCAAATGTCTTTTACTTCACAAAGTTCAGAATTTGGAGAAGCCGAGGAATCGATTCCAGTTGAAATTGATGGCGAAGAAATTAGCGTTGCTTTTAGTGCCCGTTATTTAATGGAAATGCTTACGGCAATGGGTAAAACTGAATCCGTTACCGCGAAATTAAATGGCGAATGGGGACCGGGAGTTTTTGCTACTGATAGTGGTGAGGATTATACCTGCGTGATTATGCCCATGCGTTTTGATGCCGAATAG
- the recF gene encoding DNA replication and repair protein RecF (All proteins in this family for which functions are known are DNA-binding proteins that assist the filamentation of RecA onto DNA for the initiation of recombination or recombinational repair.) translates to MQIRDLRLRWFRNYDERVFHFDSPSVLLVGQNGSGKTNVLEALSVLAVGKSFRSGVQIRDLVHWQKPDSLPTSVEGSIQTRDGLKQVRFQIENGRRSFFVNDNRQKSLSDFYGVVRVVDFSPDDLFLIKGPPADRRDAFDRIFTMTIPLYGLSLTNYEKALQERNALLREVKHHPISERELNAQLSQWESILINEGLKLAAIRREELTKLSPLFSKFYAHLADHAGEQAALNYETIFIDQSGNIISELAAEKLFAESRLGDRSAVRTAIGIHRDDYEFLLDVGQGLRSAKGNASQGQTRSLVLALKFAFIEYIREKTKEDPVLLLDDIESELDEKRKKALFELVEALDTQLFLTHPELSEIGKNSIKTDPGNSQKGLQLIEL, encoded by the coding sequence GTGCAAATTAGAGATTTAAGGTTACGCTGGTTTAGAAATTACGACGAGCGCGTTTTTCACTTTGATTCGCCCAGCGTGCTCTTAGTCGGACAGAATGGCTCTGGGAAGACAAATGTCCTTGAAGCACTTTCTGTGCTTGCAGTTGGAAAATCCTTTCGTAGCGGAGTGCAAATCCGCGATTTAGTGCACTGGCAAAAGCCGGACTCCCTGCCGACAAGCGTTGAAGGCAGTATTCAAACTCGCGATGGCCTTAAACAAGTGCGCTTTCAAATTGAAAATGGCCGCAGATCATTTTTTGTTAACGATAATCGACAAAAGAGCTTAAGTGATTTCTACGGAGTTGTGCGAGTAGTTGATTTTTCGCCCGATGATTTGTTTTTAATTAAAGGCCCTCCCGCTGACCGGCGTGATGCCTTTGACCGCATCTTTACGATGACAATTCCGCTTTATGGCCTAAGCCTGACAAATTATGAAAAAGCGCTACAGGAACGAAATGCTTTACTGCGCGAGGTCAAACATCATCCCATCTCTGAACGAGAATTAAACGCTCAGCTTTCCCAATGGGAGAGTATCTTAATTAATGAAGGTTTAAAGCTTGCAGCAATTCGCCGCGAAGAACTCACTAAACTTTCTCCACTATTCTCAAAATTTTATGCTCATCTTGCAGACCACGCTGGGGAGCAAGCCGCGCTAAACTATGAAACAATCTTCATTGACCAGTCAGGAAATATTATTTCGGAACTAGCTGCAGAAAAACTTTTTGCAGAGAGTCGCCTCGGAGATAGAAGTGCGGTGCGCACTGCTATCGGCATCCATAGAGACGATTATGAGTTTTTGCTTGATGTCGGTCAGGGACTGCGTTCGGCAAAAGGCAACGCTTCGCAAGGTCAAACACGAAGTTTGGTGCTTGCGCTTAAATTTGCCTTTATCGAATACATCCGAGAAAAAACAAAAGAAGACCCTGTGCTACTACTAGATGACATCGAATCTGAGCTTGATGAAAAACGGAAAAAAGCTCTCTTTGAACTTGTGGAGGCACTCGATACACAGCTTTTTTTGACCCACCCTGAACTTTCAGAAATTGGAAAAAATTCGATCAAAACAGACCCTGGAAACTCGCAAAAAGGCTTACAATTGATAGAGCTTTAA